Within Candidatus Saccharibacteria bacterium, the genomic segment TCCGTAGCCCCGTAAAACTACCCGGTCCCTCAAAAACAACCAAACCCTGTATGTCATGCCAGCTTTTGTCATAGCCCTCCAGCAACTGTTTGATTTTTGTATGGATTGTTTCAGCTAACTCACGGTGCGCTTGCCATGACTCGTAGCCTAGCTGTGTTTCACCGTCATATAGCCCTATCTCCGCCTCAGGCTTATCGGTACGCAACGTTAGTATAGTCACTGGGTATCTCCTGCAAAGATGTACTTGAGAGCTGACGGGTATTGGCACGTAATATTACGGCCCTCATGAGGACTATGATGAATGTTAATTACAATGTGATTAGGTGGTAACACTGCCTGAACTATATCACCCCACTCGACTACTACAACAAAATTTGAGTCACCCATAAACTCAC encodes:
- the tsaB gene encoding tRNA (adenosine(37)-N6)-threonylcarbamoyltransferase complex dimerization subunit type 1 TsaB — its product is MLTLRTDKPEAEIGLYDGETQLGYESWQAHRELAETIHTKIKQLLEGYDKSWHDIQGLVVFEGPGSFTGLRIGLTTANALAQSLNIPIIASQNPKWIETGVKKLIRGENDRIALPFYGAPVHITPQKK